The following are encoded in a window of Campylobacterota bacterium genomic DNA:
- a CDS encoding translation initiation factor IF-2: MRVYELAKEFNISSKELVAFLQKKKFDVSSHMSIASDKAIQVAHEQYKAASESSATQKATKKSSSGVKEVRKDSEAVSSSLKREEKASAVKKKTEVKKVSAEQKIKQEETLNEALINQREAGSSQSEQEIKEIPVTLSRRQDDVLERALYEDSLREQARVAPIRGFKDVGTGGFRQQKRRKGKKRRNKGRLAQEQENVPVTEVTIEGSMPLFEVADLLGKSSGDLIFTLLKEGTVCNRNHILSPENIRSLAEGYGITVALESARDNDIDDKVDGQKEVQIGQTRWPVVVVMGHVDHGKTTLLDYVRKKNVAASEKGGITQHIRAWDVDSAHGRIVFLDTPGHEAFSYLRERGSMVTDIAVLVVAADDGIKPQTIEAINIAKDAGLTIIVAINKIDKISSNASIETVKRQLSQHELLPEDWGGDTVVVPISAKTGKGVDELLDMLVLQSQLLELKAQEEVPAKAFVLESHVQKGYGIVATAICREGVLKQGDFFVCDKATGKIRLLLDCHGKKITQAKPSTPVQIIGFDGVAPSADWLKVVPAQEYYKAKSGRGQFSTTSGQTVSSFSQIDQAEAKKSINIIIKTDTRGSREAIVGSIEKLSKISKKIGCPIHIISTGIGDITESDIELAVNTNARILGLHVKVERNAQMLAKEEGVHVDLYSIIYHMVEFLEQLLEDQREPEITWNKIGEAVVKKVFDIKGVGVIAGCYMRSGIIMGKNCKIECVRNGQVIGGGKIVSLQKEKRSVKEVHTGQECGFLTDSFHDWAVDDVAVCYQEIKEKK; encoded by the coding sequence ATGCGGGTTTATGAGCTTGCCAAAGAATTCAATATTTCAAGCAAAGAGTTAGTTGCGTTTCTACAGAAAAAGAAGTTTGACGTTTCTAGTCACATGTCGATTGCAAGCGATAAGGCTATACAGGTTGCGCATGAGCAATACAAGGCAGCAAGCGAGTCCTCAGCGACGCAAAAAGCAACAAAAAAGAGCTCTTCTGGAGTTAAGGAAGTACGTAAGGATTCGGAAGCGGTAAGTAGCTCTCTCAAGAGAGAGGAAAAAGCTTCTGCGGTCAAAAAAAAGACTGAAGTAAAAAAAGTTAGCGCTGAGCAAAAAATTAAACAAGAAGAAACATTGAACGAAGCATTGATAAACCAACGAGAAGCAGGTAGCTCTCAAAGCGAACAAGAAATTAAAGAGATTCCAGTAACACTGAGCCGTCGACAAGATGACGTGCTTGAACGTGCACTTTATGAAGACTCCTTGCGTGAGCAAGCTAGAGTTGCTCCCATCAGAGGCTTTAAGGACGTGGGGACTGGAGGTTTTAGGCAGCAAAAGCGCAGAAAGGGTAAAAAGCGTCGCAATAAAGGACGTCTTGCCCAAGAACAAGAGAACGTTCCTGTTACTGAGGTAACCATAGAAGGCTCTATGCCTCTCTTTGAGGTTGCTGATTTGCTTGGCAAGTCTTCAGGGGACTTGATTTTTACTCTGCTCAAAGAAGGAACCGTTTGTAACCGAAACCACATTTTATCACCTGAAAATATTCGCTCACTTGCAGAAGGGTATGGTATTACTGTTGCCCTTGAGTCTGCTCGAGATAATGACATAGATGATAAGGTTGATGGTCAAAAAGAAGTGCAAATCGGCCAAACCCGTTGGCCTGTTGTTGTGGTAATGGGGCATGTTGATCATGGAAAAACAACATTGCTTGATTATGTAAGAAAAAAGAACGTAGCAGCAAGTGAAAAAGGTGGTATCACTCAGCATATTCGTGCATGGGATGTTGATAGTGCTCATGGTAGGATTGTTTTTCTAGATACACCTGGCCACGAGGCTTTTTCGTATCTTCGCGAACGCGGTTCAATGGTGACTGATATTGCGGTACTTGTTGTTGCTGCTGATGATGGCATCAAACCCCAGACCATCGAGGCAATAAATATTGCAAAGGACGCGGGCCTTACTATTATTGTTGCCATTAATAAAATTGATAAAATTTCATCAAATGCTTCCATTGAAACAGTAAAGCGTCAGCTTTCTCAACATGAGCTATTGCCAGAGGATTGGGGCGGCGATACTGTCGTTGTACCGATTTCTGCAAAAACGGGAAAAGGTGTAGATGAGCTCCTGGACATGCTTGTGCTGCAATCACAGTTGTTGGAGTTGAAGGCTCAAGAGGAAGTACCTGCCAAGGCTTTTGTGTTAGAGTCTCATGTTCAAAAAGGGTATGGGATTGTAGCAACAGCCATTTGCAGAGAAGGTGTTCTCAAGCAAGGCGATTTCTTTGTCTGTGACAAAGCAACAGGAAAGATACGGTTGCTTCTTGATTGTCATGGCAAAAAAATTACGCAGGCAAAACCATCAACACCAGTGCAAATTATTGGGTTTGATGGGGTTGCTCCTTCAGCTGATTGGTTGAAGGTTGTGCCTGCTCAAGAATATTACAAAGCAAAGAGCGGTCGAGGGCAATTCTCAACAACTTCTGGGCAAACAGTATCAAGTTTTTCACAAATTGATCAGGCTGAAGCTAAAAAATCAATAAACATTATCATAAAAACAGACACTCGCGGATCACGTGAAGCAATTGTTGGTTCGATTGAAAAACTTTCAAAAATTAGCAAAAAAATTGGATGTCCTATTCACATAATTTCCACCGGCATCGGTGATATTACCGAAAGTGATATTGAGTTAGCCGTCAATACAAATGCACGCATTCTTGGTTTGCATGTTAAGGTTGAGCGTAATGCTCAAATGCTTGCCAAAGAAGAGGGTGTGCATGTAGATCTATACTCCATTATTTACCACATGGTTGAATTTCTTGAACAACTCTTGGAAGATCAGCGAGAACCTGAAATTACGTGGAATAAGATTGGCGAAGCTGTTGTCAAAAAAGTCTTTGACATCAAGGGCGTTGGAGTAATCGCTGGTTGCTACATGCGTAGTGGTATTATTATGGGGAAAAACTGCAAGATCGAATGCGTCAGAAATGGTCAGGTCATTGGTGGAGGTAAAATCGTTAGCCTTCAAAAAGAGAAACGTTCGGTCAAAGAAGTGCATACTGGCCAAGAATGTGGTTTCCTAACTGATTCATTTCATGATTGGGCTGTAGATGACGTTGCTGTTTGTTATCAAGAGATTAAGGAGAAAAAATAA
- a CDS encoding ankyrin repeat domain-containing protein — MKKIINISLVLCLLFINLCFPGGSGKGKAIAVVDDKQDAQSLRLDFWDQFLSMLSEQEKLSTIVEMIRKKQTILHAAVMHGNAESVRSVLRAKLVDVNAQDHAGWTALHHACLGDKVEIIVALLEEGRANPNIETVFHLKPHELASERAEALLIQHGAIVDSKKGLNVIFGLRKGDYHEKNDDIAFFEYGNIGIAGN; from the coding sequence ATGAAAAAAATTATAAACATTTCTTTGGTTCTTTGCTTGCTCTTTATTAATTTATGTTTTCCCGGAGGGAGCGGAAAGGGGAAAGCTATTGCTGTTGTTGATGATAAACAAGATGCTCAGAGTTTAAGGCTTGACTTTTGGGATCAGTTTTTGAGCATGCTGAGTGAGCAAGAGAAGTTGTCTACAATAGTGGAAATGATCCGTAAAAAGCAAACAATACTGCATGCTGCTGTGATGCATGGAAATGCAGAGTCTGTAAGAAGCGTTTTGAGAGCAAAGCTAGTTGATGTGAATGCGCAAGATCATGCTGGTTGGACAGCTCTTCATCATGCATGTCTAGGCGATAAAGTTGAAATAATAGTGGCGTTATTGGAGGAGGGAAGGGCAAACCCAAATATTGAGACAGTGTTTCACCTGAAACCTCACGAGTTAGCTTCAGAGCGAGCAGAAGCTTTACTCATTCAGCATGGAGCCATAGTTGATAGTAAAAAAGGATTGAACGTGATTTTTGGTTTGCGGAAAGGAGATTATCATGAAAAAAATGATGACATTGCTTTTTTTGAGTATGGCAACATCGGCATTGCTGGCAACTGA
- a CDS encoding C40 family peptidase, which yields MLRSRIVYFLCIAIFACACSFSLDACETKLCSEEVLHQAVVTSPVVILYTCQADKLLVRQDFSVPDNLKSRVIDHYLSLPIEKQLVFGMCVNVVEWQKDWARVRVSELPVYRGEHGWVSNEGWVPVSCLRPIVGSRESHVKYKKVVITKPWTTVKAWERNCSTPQVFSIPMGAQLLEVNMSLESGGAVRNCILHHQAFNGWYTIEVRYDDAYAFEERVEEGVEQLREKIVETARSFDGPYIWGGRSPYDAQYGQEVTGVDCSGLIDLVYRCVGLMVGCDAHDQFVLSDEIEGSQLLPGDLIFFSRADKRPDRVNHVMLYLGQQKAIEATGEDPHCVRIDELPAELFACKNGANWKGRHVFFGSFLTQDKIYAMRSCAYNRNYNALTQIAQRIVSLG from the coding sequence ATGCTCAGAAGTAGAATTGTTTATTTTTTATGTATTGCTATTTTTGCTTGCGCGTGCTCCTTTAGCCTCGATGCTTGTGAAACCAAGTTGTGCTCTGAAGAGGTTTTACATCAAGCGGTTGTTACGAGTCCCGTTGTCATACTTTACACGTGCCAGGCAGACAAGTTATTAGTGAGGCAAGATTTTTCTGTGCCCGATAATTTAAAAAGCAGGGTTATTGATCACTATCTCTCATTGCCAATTGAAAAACAACTTGTTTTTGGGATGTGTGTCAACGTCGTTGAGTGGCAAAAAGATTGGGCTCGTGTCAGGGTTAGCGAGTTGCCGGTATATCGTGGTGAGCATGGTTGGGTGAGCAACGAAGGCTGGGTTCCTGTTTCATGTTTGAGACCGATTGTAGGCAGTCGAGAGTCACATGTAAAATATAAAAAGGTTGTGATAACCAAGCCATGGACAACGGTTAAAGCTTGGGAGCGTAACTGCTCGACCCCACAGGTTTTTAGTATACCTATGGGCGCTCAGTTGCTCGAGGTCAATATGAGCCTCGAGTCAGGGGGAGCTGTGAGGAATTGTATATTGCACCATCAGGCATTTAACGGGTGGTATACAATTGAAGTGCGCTATGACGATGCGTATGCATTTGAGGAGCGCGTTGAGGAGGGTGTTGAGCAATTACGCGAAAAAATAGTGGAGACTGCCAGATCGTTTGATGGACCATATATTTGGGGTGGGCGTAGTCCTTATGATGCTCAGTACGGCCAAGAAGTGACGGGCGTCGATTGTTCTGGCCTTATAGACCTTGTTTATCGCTGTGTTGGTCTTATGGTTGGGTGTGATGCACATGATCAGTTTGTATTGTCAGATGAAATAGAAGGTAGTCAATTACTTCCAGGTGATCTTATTTTTTTCTCTCGCGCAGATAAGCGTCCAGACAGGGTTAATCATGTTATGTTATATCTTGGTCAGCAAAAAGCCATAGAGGCGACAGGCGAAGATCCACACTGTGTCAGAATAGACGAGTTGCCAGCAGAACTTTTTGCATGCAAGAATGGGGCAAATTGGAAGGGTAGACACGTATTTTTTGGTAGTTTTCTAACTCAAGATAAAATATATGCCATGCGCAGTTGTGCTTACAATCGTAATTACAATGCGTTGACCCAAATTGCACAACGCATTGTAAGTTTGGGGTAA
- a CDS encoding NUDIX hydrolase: MMQSSKKIAKMLTCLVCCAAILLTHLRAELNEQCQACNQTCIEKNMSESYTMQAFEKLSALAHKFHKKAQKFAASLDQEKIAAELKELGDIDDATKFGQVHLPLIKTAKVLTEPFGWFLNVQEGPYTAVDPLVFYFDQEKGEISGLIIIKRPDGTYGPAGGFTKYGETFKQTGVREAREETGVDVIEESMHLVGVYDAIDRDKRQHVASIAFVGLTKDLPQLSDEAREVLIVDRIFVEATLESDWFAKDHREMALAAFDALEQKKEAMLETIK, encoded by the coding sequence ATGATGCAGTCTTCAAAAAAAATCGCAAAGATGCTTACCTGTCTTGTTTGTTGTGCGGCCATTTTGCTTACACACTTGCGGGCTGAGCTAAACGAGCAATGTCAAGCATGCAATCAAACCTGTATTGAAAAAAATATGAGCGAGAGCTATACCATGCAGGCATTTGAAAAGCTTTCTGCTCTGGCCCATAAATTTCACAAGAAAGCACAAAAATTTGCGGCTTCACTTGATCAAGAAAAGATAGCGGCTGAGCTAAAAGAGCTTGGGGATATTGATGATGCGACAAAATTTGGACAAGTTCATCTTCCATTAATTAAAACTGCAAAAGTTTTGACTGAGCCTTTTGGCTGGTTTTTAAATGTACAGGAAGGTCCGTACACAGCCGTTGATCCGCTCGTATTTTATTTCGATCAAGAAAAAGGAGAGATCAGTGGTTTGATAATCATCAAGCGTCCTGATGGAACATATGGTCCAGCCGGAGGTTTTACAAAGTATGGGGAAACGTTTAAGCAAACTGGCGTGCGTGAGGCAAGGGAAGAAACTGGTGTTGATGTTATAGAAGAAAGCATGCATCTTGTTGGTGTGTATGATGCTATAGATCGAGATAAGCGACAGCACGTAGCATCAATAGCGTTTGTTGGTTTGACAAAAGATTTACCGCAGTTGAGTGATGAAGCAAGAGAAGTCTTAATTGTAGATCGTATTTTTGTTGAGGCTACGTTAGAAAGTGATTGGTTTGCAAAAGATCATCGTGAAATGGCACTTGCAGCCTTTGATGCTCTAGAGCAAAAAAAAGAAGCAATGCTTGAAACAATTAAATAG
- a CDS encoding undecaprenyl/decaprenyl-phosphate alpha-N-acetylglucosaminyl 1-phosphate transferase, with translation MQAVFFRHIFCFIFSLLLSYKIIPMLIKAAFKFNILDAPNGELKKHANPVPYLGGFAIYISFIATLAIAYPFQNTALWLLLGSTFLLFVGFVDDLKVMTPGQKFFAQCLAVLCFLKGGCSLKTNFFVSYVRTFLSGFWMLSVINAFNLIDVMDGLSAIVSITVASSFLVVALLLEQYLVSLLLVAMLGGLCGFFWYNKPPARIYLGDAGSLFLGGFFAAIPLMIEWSRQSIDIYYTPVIILAIPLLELGFLVLIRSWLSIPFYYGSPHHFSIFLQKKRWNKWKILAFTFFMSTVFSTLALMHMYKFIDFYFLACSMCIMLSMWVYTVFYEQKSLKVRMQKLRE, from the coding sequence ATGCAGGCAGTCTTTTTTAGACATATTTTTTGTTTCATCTTTTCTTTGTTGTTAAGTTATAAAATTATCCCGATGCTTATTAAAGCCGCATTTAAGTTTAATATTTTAGATGCGCCCAATGGTGAGCTGAAAAAACATGCAAATCCTGTCCCATACCTTGGTGGATTTGCGATTTATATTTCTTTTATCGCTACACTTGCAATAGCGTATCCTTTTCAAAACACGGCATTGTGGTTACTTCTTGGCAGTACGTTTCTGCTTTTTGTTGGCTTTGTTGATGACTTAAAAGTTATGACCCCTGGACAAAAGTTTTTTGCTCAGTGTCTTGCTGTTCTTTGTTTTTTAAAGGGCGGTTGCTCGCTTAAAACAAATTTCTTTGTTTCGTATGTGCGTACCTTCCTGTCAGGGTTTTGGATGTTGTCAGTTATTAATGCATTCAATTTGATTGATGTCATGGATGGGCTATCCGCCATTGTATCGATCACTGTAGCAAGCTCGTTTTTAGTTGTGGCGTTGTTATTGGAGCAGTACTTGGTTAGTTTATTGCTTGTGGCTATGCTTGGAGGATTGTGTGGCTTTTTTTGGTACAACAAGCCTCCCGCCAGAATTTATTTGGGAGATGCGGGATCGCTTTTTTTGGGAGGATTTTTTGCTGCTATTCCGCTGATGATTGAATGGAGCCGGCAGTCGATTGATATTTACTATACCCCTGTCATTATTTTAGCAATTCCTCTACTTGAGCTTGGTTTTCTTGTTTTAATTCGCAGTTGGCTTAGTATTCCATTTTATTATGGAAGTCCGCATCATTTTTCAATTTTTTTGCAAAAAAAGAGATGGAATAAATGGAAAATACTGGCCTTTACTTTTTTTATGTCGACAGTTTTTTCTACCTTGGCGTTGATGCACATGTACAAGTTTATTGATTTCTATTTTCTTGCATGTAGTATGTGCATTATGCTTTCTATGTGGGTGTATACTGTTTTTTATGAGCAAAAAAGTTTAAAAGTTCGAATGCAAAAATTAAGAGAATAA
- a CDS encoding ankyrin repeat domain-containing protein, which produces MKKMMTLLFLSMATSALLATDGSILTQEKNKNCEQLFIASDDSKTGLSYEEVNAQDQSGCSALHYAAEEDNLNKVKYLLACGADPDLKNKEGLSPFFIAVEKGSFHVAEAMLRAGVDVDATGLAQCTALHIATKCEHVALVGLLLLHHADRNAQDVWGETPLHYAVLNGNTTIARFIVRTTDNEFDSVDVNIVDAVGKTPLHYAAENDDEAMVRLLIEAGADTLIEDGFGKQPVHCAKKSEIIKILKEAMKHDALILRDG; this is translated from the coding sequence ATGAAAAAAATGATGACATTGCTTTTTTTGAGTATGGCAACATCGGCATTGCTGGCAACTGATGGATCAATTTTGACCCAAGAAAAAAATAAAAATTGTGAGCAACTTTTTATTGCTAGCGATGACAGTAAAACGGGCTTAAGCTACGAAGAGGTGAACGCTCAAGATCAAAGCGGGTGCAGTGCTTTACACTATGCTGCCGAAGAGGACAACTTAAATAAAGTTAAGTACTTGCTTGCCTGTGGTGCCGACCCAGATTTGAAAAACAAAGAAGGTTTATCACCGTTTTTTATTGCGGTTGAAAAAGGTTCATTTCATGTGGCAGAGGCAATGTTGCGTGCTGGTGTAGATGTTGATGCTACTGGTTTGGCCCAGTGTACTGCGCTTCATATAGCAACCAAATGCGAACATGTTGCGCTTGTTGGATTGTTGTTGTTGCATCATGCCGATCGCAACGCTCAAGATGTTTGGGGGGAAACACCTTTGCATTATGCGGTTTTAAACGGAAATACGACCATTGCAAGATTTATAGTTCGCACAACGGATAATGAATTTGATTCTGTAGATGTTAATATTGTTGATGCAGTTGGTAAAACCCCGCTGCATTATGCAGCGGAAAATGATGATGAGGCAATGGTGAGATTATTAATTGAGGCTGGTGCCGATACGCTTATTGAAGATGGTTTTGGTAAACAGCCGGTGCACTGTGCAAAAAAATCTGAGATTATAAAAATTTTAAAAGAAGCAATGAAACATGATGCGCTTATTCTTCGAGACGGTTGA
- a CDS encoding C40 family peptidase gives MKFSFLTKIFLLFSICIFCSTVGFAADFEGGPPSVWKAVVFSPLANVYRLPTEHGGELKTQMVCGERLHIVASSVGCHRGWVEVEALEQPASNGQGITGWLRMADVTYVGDFVPYNCISWGVWCPMMAMQGEGPHASSWVECGVMSRGSFVDNEYVQNKREWFRLEFCHDALGFMLPSRLCSLFPDSQVATLSRKQVLANLAQAMQSEFVYRCSIGCMEDVITLRSYVVAAAKKIVGAQYLPGGRSFSQQNRTCPHGFDESGFVSFVYRLAGLLVGRSIESLFAASTALKSADELEESDLIFLKDDTGKLVHVALYVGNGNIIESILPQVRKTSFAELFGIDHVAYFLSGERVQGHTVHFRSLLTSKKRAQNMRSALMFAGCNTLEGV, from the coding sequence ATGAAGTTTTCGTTTCTCACTAAAATTTTTCTGCTTTTTTCAATTTGTATTTTTTGTTCTACTGTTGGTTTTGCTGCAGATTTTGAAGGTGGGCCACCTTCTGTGTGGAAAGCTGTTGTATTTTCTCCTCTAGCCAATGTTTATAGGTTGCCAACTGAGCATGGAGGAGAGTTGAAAACGCAAATGGTTTGTGGTGAGCGACTCCATATAGTCGCAAGTTCTGTTGGGTGTCATCGCGGTTGGGTAGAGGTAGAAGCATTAGAGCAACCGGCAAGTAACGGGCAGGGGATTACTGGTTGGTTGCGCATGGCAGATGTCACCTACGTTGGAGACTTTGTCCCATACAACTGCATCTCGTGGGGGGTATGGTGCCCGATGATGGCAATGCAGGGTGAGGGACCGCATGCTTCGTCTTGGGTTGAGTGTGGCGTTATGTCACGAGGAAGTTTTGTGGATAACGAGTACGTACAAAATAAGCGTGAATGGTTTAGGCTTGAGTTTTGCCATGATGCTCTGGGTTTTATGTTACCAAGTAGGCTGTGTTCTTTGTTTCCAGACTCGCAAGTAGCCACTCTTTCGAGAAAGCAAGTGCTTGCAAATCTTGCACAAGCAATGCAGTCAGAATTTGTGTATCGCTGCAGCATCGGTTGCATGGAAGATGTGATAACATTGCGTTCATATGTTGTTGCGGCCGCAAAAAAAATAGTAGGAGCGCAATACTTGCCTGGTGGTCGAAGTTTCTCGCAGCAAAATAGAACGTGCCCTCATGGATTTGATGAGTCAGGATTTGTAAGCTTTGTGTACCGCCTTGCAGGTTTACTTGTTGGGCGGAGTATTGAGTCGCTATTTGCGGCATCGACCGCGCTTAAATCTGCAGATGAGTTGGAGGAAAGTGACCTTATATTCTTAAAAGATGACACGGGCAAGCTTGTTCATGTAGCTCTCTATGTTGGAAATGGAAATATTATTGAGAGTATTTTGCCTCAAGTAAGGAAGACTTCATTTGCGGAGTTGTTTGGTATAGACCATGTTGCATATTTTTTATCTGGCGAAAGGGTTCAAGGTCATACGGTGCACTTTCGTTCGCTATTGACGAGTAAAAAACGAGCACAAAACATGCGTTCAGCACTTATGTTTGCAGGGTGCAACACTTTGGAAGGAGTGTAA
- the nusA gene encoding transcription termination factor NusA: protein MNLVDVIEGLVEERGLEKEKVISIVCDGIRAAYTKRYPDRTFHVQFNKKSGTLELFVEKTVVSSVTDDAFEISLRRAKVIDPDASLDQVIWVPFDQDIGRIEILTAKQYIASKIRDLEQQAVYEEFSDKTGTLLNGVIHKRERAGYVIKVGDVMGLLPRENTVPGEALRMGHPVKVLLQEVLSVARGDYQLILDRASADFVQKLLELEIPEIFEGIVEIKKIVRNPGYKTKVIVASTSREIDPVGTCVGVGGARIKPILRVLGQEKIDLIEETDVLEQLVKDSLKPAEIDKVEILDNSETGTSRAQVWLAQDQRSFAIGKQGQNIALASKLVGLDIQLQDVATGEPSLMLEDIETEGNHKQGEQEESENKSVVHDESNAGDSADQHAQEEDDQVE, encoded by the coding sequence GTGAATCTTGTTGATGTTATAGAAGGTCTTGTAGAAGAGCGGGGCCTTGAAAAAGAAAAAGTTATCTCTATAGTTTGCGATGGAATACGTGCTGCTTATACAAAAAGGTATCCTGACAGAACATTTCACGTGCAATTCAACAAAAAAAGCGGAACGCTTGAGCTCTTTGTTGAAAAGACAGTAGTAAGTTCTGTTACTGATGATGCTTTCGAAATATCCTTGCGCAGAGCTAAGGTTATTGATCCGGATGCATCTCTTGACCAAGTTATTTGGGTTCCCTTTGACCAGGATATCGGTCGCATAGAAATTCTCACGGCTAAACAGTACATTGCAAGTAAGATTAGGGATCTTGAACAGCAAGCAGTCTATGAAGAATTTTCCGACAAGACCGGTACGCTTCTTAATGGTGTCATTCACAAGCGTGAGCGAGCTGGTTATGTCATTAAGGTTGGCGATGTCATGGGATTACTGCCTCGCGAGAATACAGTCCCAGGAGAAGCGTTGCGCATGGGGCATCCTGTTAAAGTTTTACTTCAAGAGGTCTTAAGTGTTGCGCGTGGCGATTATCAGCTTATTTTAGATCGTGCATCAGCAGACTTTGTTCAAAAATTGCTAGAACTTGAGATTCCAGAAATCTTTGAAGGAATTGTTGAGATTAAAAAAATTGTTAGAAATCCTGGCTACAAAACGAAAGTTATTGTTGCTTCTACTTCTCGAGAAATTGATCCAGTTGGTACGTGTGTGGGCGTTGGCGGTGCTCGCATCAAGCCTATTTTGCGCGTGCTCGGTCAAGAGAAGATTGACTTAATTGAAGAAACAGATGTCCTTGAGCAGTTGGTTAAAGATAGTCTTAAGCCTGCAGAGATAGACAAGGTTGAGATACTTGACAATAGCGAGACTGGCACTTCAAGGGCGCAGGTATGGCTAGCTCAAGATCAGCGTTCTTTTGCTATAGGTAAGCAAGGACAAAATATAGCCCTGGCATCAAAACTTGTGGGGCTTGATATTCAATTGCAGGATGTTGCAACTGGAGAGCCGTCTTTAATGCTTGAAGACATTGAAACTGAGGGCAATCATAAGCAGGGCGAGCAAGAAGAGTCAGAAAATAAAAGCGTTGTGCATGACGAATCTAATGCGGGTGATTCTGCAGATCAGCATGCACAGGAAGAAGATGATCAAGTCGAATAG
- the lpxK gene encoding tetraacyldisaccharide 4'-kinase: MVRPYTCKKSLVLGVGNIAVGGTGKTVFTSFLIELLGFDRVAVVMRGYGGSAQQSSGKLINRQDGMVEAPNVVGDEAYMLASAHKCSVAVGKKRDDSCRRLEKKFSANSAQISYIILDDAYQNFLVKKDCEILLLDARMPFSNEHCLPAGRLREKDISRADVIILTHADRVDSVRLRNISLSIEGHGEAVRIFTGRHVPKGVYLKNDELLNNSKNKKFLACAGIGSFGSFKQTLEQIVVPVFGEVEYDDHHQYDMADIEHMLAEMKKSDCDGIITTQKDWVKIDHVLTVAGKQKQKDWFYVLRIGFEFLSEQEYSAFRLLLDGLEKKE; this comes from the coding sequence ATGGTAAGGCCATATACATGCAAAAAATCTCTCGTCTTGGGTGTTGGTAATATTGCTGTTGGCGGTACAGGTAAAACAGTTTTCACCTCGTTTCTGATAGAATTGCTTGGTTTTGATCGCGTTGCTGTAGTTATGCGTGGTTACGGTGGATCTGCACAGCAGAGTTCCGGAAAACTTATCAACAGGCAAGACGGTATGGTTGAAGCTCCAAATGTTGTTGGTGACGAGGCCTACATGTTGGCGAGCGCGCACAAGTGCTCAGTTGCTGTTGGTAAAAAGAGAGACGACTCATGCCGTCGTTTAGAGAAAAAATTCTCAGCAAACAGCGCTCAGATTTCTTACATCATCCTTGATGATGCATACCAGAATTTCTTAGTAAAAAAAGATTGTGAAATTTTACTGTTAGATGCTCGAATGCCTTTCAGTAACGAACATTGTCTTCCCGCTGGGCGGCTAAGAGAGAAAGATATCTCACGGGCTGACGTTATTATCCTAACGCACGCAGATAGAGTTGATAGTGTCCGACTAAGAAATATTTCGCTGAGTATTGAAGGTCATGGGGAAGCCGTACGTATCTTTACAGGCAGGCATGTGCCAAAAGGTGTATACCTTAAAAATGATGAACTGCTCAATAACTCTAAAAACAAAAAATTTTTAGCTTGCGCTGGAATAGGTTCATTTGGTTCTTTTAAGCAGACGCTTGAGCAGATTGTTGTCCCAGTATTTGGAGAGGTCGAATACGATGATCATCATCAGTATGATATGGCTGATATTGAGCATATGCTGGCAGAAATGAAAAAGAGCGATTGTGATGGTATTATTACAACGCAAAAAGACTGGGTAAAGATTGATCATGTACTTACTGTTGCAGGCAAGCAAAAACAGAAAGATTGGTTTTACGTTCTACGTATAGGATTTGAATTTTTGTCCGAGCAAGAGTATAGTGCTTTTAGATTGCTACTAGACGGGTTAGAGAAAAAGGAGTGA